From Microcoleus sp. bin38.metabat.b11b12b14.051, one genomic window encodes:
- the psbQ gene encoding photosystem II protein PsbQ, translating to MTRPRSFFALMMACLMAFLVSCSSVEAKVPTTYTTAQIQQIQRYVPTLTEFRSRMDNLGTLIQKKNWIDAKTYIHGPLGELRGTMKTVSATLLPKSQQQAIDLTKSLFADLVEIDNAAKLADYPKITANYKKAVNDFDTFLQLLPKAETAV from the coding sequence ATGACTCGTCCCCGTTCATTTTTCGCCTTGATGATGGCGTGTTTGATGGCATTTCTGGTTAGTTGTAGCAGTGTCGAAGCAAAAGTTCCCACTACTTACACAACAGCCCAGATCCAGCAAATTCAGCGCTATGTTCCTACCCTGACAGAGTTCCGATCGCGCATGGACAACCTCGGAACCCTAATTCAGAAAAAAAATTGGATTGATGCCAAAACTTACATTCACGGCCCTCTAGGCGAATTGCGCGGCACGATGAAAACCGTGTCGGCCACTTTGTTGCCGAAATCTCAACAGCAAGCTATTGATTTGACCAAGAGTTTGTTTGCTGATTTGGTCGAGATTGATAACGCTGCTAAACTTGCTGATTATCCAAAAATCACTGCTAATTATAAAAAAGCTGTGAATGATTTCGATACTTTCTTGCAGCTACTTCCTAAAGCAGAGACGGCGGTTTAA
- a CDS encoding alpha/beta fold hydrolase, producing MAIDEKTIQVGSLEWFYREANPVNESDKSPVLLLHGLPSQSFTWTSIMPDLATQGFRSIAPDWVGYGRSTKPDKRDFAYTPDAFVDALAGFIQTLELDRVSLVVQGFLASVGIQYALRNPDKVDRLVVINTPISADIKLPWKMQQLGLPFIGDMMTQDPLLVDRTLEGGSRKIISDKDLDVYRSPFLKSSDAGRSLMNTIRNIQLPQSMAEIESGFQGWTQPTLFVWGLTDPWLSVEPAKKLVISMKNAELVTLEEVSHYPQEHWSEKVGNALITFLRRQEVK from the coding sequence TTCACTGGAATGGTTTTATCGGGAAGCAAATCCGGTAAACGAAAGTGATAAATCACCGGTGCTGCTGCTGCACGGTTTGCCTTCTCAAAGCTTTACCTGGACTTCGATTATGCCGGATTTGGCAACCCAGGGATTTCGATCTATCGCCCCGGATTGGGTGGGCTACGGGCGATCGACAAAACCAGACAAACGCGACTTTGCTTACACTCCCGATGCCTTTGTGGACGCCCTCGCTGGCTTTATTCAAACACTAGAACTAGACCGAGTTTCCCTAGTAGTCCAAGGCTTTTTAGCATCTGTCGGCATTCAATACGCTTTGAGAAACCCCGATAAAGTCGATCGTTTAGTAGTCATCAATACACCAATTTCAGCAGATATCAAATTGCCTTGGAAAATGCAGCAGTTGGGACTGCCTTTTATTGGCGACATGATGACGCAAGACCCGCTTTTGGTGGACAGAACCCTCGAAGGCGGCAGCCGCAAAATCATATCAGACAAGGATTTAGATGTTTACCGCAGCCCGTTTTTGAAGAGTTCGGATGCGGGGCGATCGCTAATGAACACAATCCGCAACATTCAATTACCGCAGTCAATGGCAGAAATTGAATCCGGCTTCCAAGGATGGACACAACCAACCTTATTTGTGTGGGGTTTGACTGACCCTTGGCTGAGTGTTGAACCCGCTAAAAAATTAGTCATTTCCATGAAAAATGCCGAGTTAGTCACCCTAGAAGAAGTCTCGCATTATCCTCAAGAACATTGGTCAGAAAAAGTTGGCAATGCTCTGATAACTTTTCTGCGCCGTCAGGAGGTAAAATAA